From the Cucumis sativus cultivar 9930 chromosome 5, Cucumber_9930_V3, whole genome shotgun sequence genome, the window TGCTATTTATATTAATGGAATCCGCCGCATGATGTAGTACCTATTTTCAATTAGAATCGTGAATCAAACAACATTATTTGTCACACCATTAACAGAAAGATCAGTTCTTTATATAGTATTCTAATTCCAACGATGAAACTCTATTTGGGGAAGTTGTTTTAAGTTAAGTTGCATTATAATGGACTTCAAGTTCAGAACTTTCTATACGTTCTTAAGATCAATCACTAAGACATGTTTGGAATGGCTTTTTAGGTACTTAAAAGCGTTCGAGTCAACACTTGTTTTGTACTTTAAGCATTTGAAAACTCATTCAAAACTAGCTCTTAACGTCCATGGAGGTTAACTCACACCTGTGGATACTGAAGTGGAGGCAACAGTGGAGCTGGTAAGTCGTTGGGGAAGAAAGGATGCTCATCAGGACTCTTGTATCTTCCCACCTGTAATACAAAAATAGGTtccatcaaatatatataaaatttacagTCACTCTTTCTTGTTCCTCCTTCAACAATTTTCCAAGTACCTGAGCATGCAGCTTTTCAGTTTCCATGACCAAGTACTCCACCAAAGAGCCATTGAAGCCATCCATGGAGAAAGCACTGGGGTCATATGTATCTCCATTATAACAGTATTGAGCTCTCCCTAAAAGACTAAAGATAATGCTGTCCTCTTGGGAGATTAATGAGCGTCTTATTGCCTCTAAGGTCAAGTTCTCACTGATATCCACCCTAGCTTTAGGGGACGGTCTACAATGCAGAAACAAATCCTTAAAATTATAGCTTGTTCCATCAGAAACAGAGTCACAGACAGAAAAATGCTTGAATTGTAACAACAAACACCATATCAGATACGAAATAGGCGAGCAAATAAACCAAGCAAATAAACCAAGAACATAAAGAATAGTGAAATCAACACTAACATTGTATTAGATACATCAAATGCatatagagagaaaatatcatattaCAGATCTAGAGGTGCTAATAGAGTTAGAGACTTTATATAGCAAACTCCATAACTCTAGGGTTAAAATTGGTTTTAAcgatatcaaaataattcacAAACAGCAAGACCCCATGCTTAGTCATTCAAAGTGTTTGATCAAGTTATtccaacaatatttttatttgtcataAAAAACAGCACTTGGGAAAAGAATAACACAATCCTAAACAGGAAAACAGATCTACTCCTAAATAAACTACTACCAAActcaaaaagtaaatatttttaaaaacatgtttgtGAGCGATTTTGAAAttgtcaaaatcaattatgtCTGGTTTCAATCCAGACTCAAACATGGATTTGATCCATAAAGCCAATTAAACGAAGTttttaaagagattttttAATCAGGGAGTAACCGACAGTtccaaatcaaacaaaatcgATACAACACCAAAACCATCACCCAACTCAAAAGCTGAAACTTGGAGAACATGTTAAATGTTTCTAACAGCAATGTGAGAGCAGCatagaacaaattaaaaatggaagcAATGTCATAAGTATACAGAACCCATCGGAGACCacaactcaaaaaaaaaaaaaaaaaaacaaataaaagaaagataccCAACAGAGGCAACAGAGGCTTGAACAGAGCGAAGATTGAGAACCCCATGAAGCGCAGGGGAAGAGAGAGGCAAGGAGCGATGATTAGAGGGAAAAAGGGAAGTGGGTTTGGAGAGAAGAGGGGAAGGAGTTGCAGAAGGGgaagtaaaaaacaaagtgGCCtccattttagaaaaaaaaaatgaagggaaaATTTGGGGAGAAGAAactgaaagaagaa encodes:
- the LOC101203315 gene encoding chorismate mutase 1, chloroplastic; translated protein: MEATLFFTSPSATPSPLLSKPTSLFPSNHRSLPLSSPALHGVLNLRSVQASVASVGPSPKARVDISENLTLEAIRRSLISQEDSIIFSLLGRAQYCYNGDTYDPSAFSMDGFNGSLVEYLVMETEKLHAQVGRYKSPDEHPFFPNDLPAPLLPPLQYPQVLHHAADSININSKVWRMYFRDLIPRLVKEGDDSNYGSTAVCDTICLQALSRRIHYGKYVAEAKFRDSPKAYEAAIRKQDKEQLMDMLTFPSVEEAIKRRVETKAKTFGQEVPMNIEEKHAAPVYKIQPSLVAELYGEWIMPLTKEVQVQYLLRRLD